Below is a window of Candidatus Dormiibacterota bacterium DNA.
CCGCCACCGCGAGCTGCGCACCCTCGGCGACGTCTCGGTGCGCTTCGAGGGCACCGCCGAGCAGCACCGCACGCTGTTCCTCGCCGACCCCTCGAACAACGTCATCGAGTTCAAGCACTACGACGACCCGCGCCTGCAGTACTGACACTGCGACGGTTCGGTGACGGCCGCTTCCTGTCAGGGAAGTGAAAGAGAGCCGGTCCGACCATGGCGGGGTCCCATCGACCATCAGATCCCATCCGGAGGACGTCATGAACCTGAAGCGCCTCACCCGCCGCCGCACCATCGCCGCCGGCGCAGCCGTCGCGGTGATCGCGGCCGGAGGCGGGGTGGTGTGGATGCGACACGGCTCGGCCGCCGCCACCCAGTACCGCACCGCCGCGGCCACCCTCGGGACCGTCACCCAGAGCCTCTCGCTCACCGGGAACCTCGCCCCGCTCGGGGAGAGCGACCTGAACTTCGGGAGCTCCGGGCGGGTCGCCTCGGTGACCGCGCAGCCCGGCCAGGCGGTCAAGGCCGGCCAGGTTCTGGCCACTCTCGATCCCAGCTCGCTGCAGGCCGCGGTCACCCAGGCGCAGGCCACCCTTGCCAGCGCCCAGGCCAAGCTCTCGCTGGACCAGGCGGGCCCGACCGCGCAGAACCTCTCCCAGTCGCAGGCGTCGGTGCGCAGCGCCGAATCCCAGCTGCAGAGCGCGCAGACCGCGCTCGCCGACACCGAGGCGAACAACGCCCTGGCGGTCCAGCAGGCCCAGGCCCAGGGAGGGGACGCCCTGGCGAACGCCCAGGCCAAGGCGCGGCAGAGCAACGACCAGGCCCAGGCCCAGGTGAGCTCCGCCCAGGTCCAGCTCCAGAACGCGCAGCAGTCGCTCGCGGCGCTCCAGCAGGGCACCACCCCGCAGCAGCTGCAGATGGACCAGAGCCAGGTGCAGATCGCCCAGATCAACGTCGACAACGCGCAGAAGGCGCTCACCCAGGGCACCCTCACCGCCCCCGCGGACGGGGTGATCGGGGTGGTGAACCTCACCACCGGTCAGACCATCTCCAACGGCGGCAGCGGCTCCAGCTCCAGCTCCAGCTCGTCGACCACCCCGCAGATCTCGGTGCTCACCCCCGGGGCCTTCCAGGTCACCGGCACGGTGAGCGACACCCAGGTGAACCAGATCGCCGTCGGGCAGCGCGCCCTGGTGACCCCCGCGGGCGCCACCCAGGCGGTGAAGGGCAGGGTCACCCAGGTCGCCGCGGTGGCGACGGTCGCCTCCGGGGTGGCCACCTTTCCGGTGGTCGTCGTCCTCGACGGCACCAACCCCGGCCTCCACGCCGGGGTCTCGGCCTCGATCACCGTGGTCGTGAACCAGGTGGTCGGGGTGCTCACCGTGCCCACCAGCGCGGTGCGCGGCTCCAACGTCCAGATGCTGGTGAACGGCCAGCCGCAGACGGTCCCCGTGACCACCGGCGCCTCCGACTCCATCCGCACCCAGATCCTCTCCGGCCTCAACGCGGGCGACAGCGTGGTGATCGCCACGGTGAGCAGCACCGTGCCCACCAGCACCAACCCCACCGGCGGCGGGTTGCTCGGCGGTGGCGGCGGGCGCGGCGGGGCCGGTGCCCTCGGCCGCACCCTGGGAGGTGGATGACGATGGGCGAGGTGCTCCGTCTCGAGCAGGTCTCCAAGATCTACGGCAGCGGCGACGCCGAGGTGCGGGCGCTGGACGGCGTCAGCCTCACCGTGAACGAGGGCGACTTCGTCGCCGTGGTCGGGCCGTCGGGCTCGGGGAAGTCGACGCTGATGAACATCCTCGGCTGCCTCGACAACCCCACCGCCGGCCGCTACCTCTTCGCCGGCGAGGACGTGTCCGGAATGAACGCCGCAGAGCTGGCCCACATCCGCAACAGGCGGATCGGCTTCGTCTTCCAGCAGTTCCAGCTGCTCAAGGACCTCTCCGCCTGGCGCAACGTCGAGCTTCCCCTCCTCTACCGCAGCGCTCGCGACCGCCGCGGCACGGCGCTCCGGGTGCTCGAGCAGGTGGGGCTCTCCAACCGCGTCGACCACCGACCCAACCAGCTCAGCGGCGGCCAGCAGCAGCGTGTCGCCATCGCCCGCGCGCTGGTCACCGACCCCGACCTGGTCCTCGCCGACGAGCCCACCGGCAACCTCGACTCCGCCTCCAGCCGGGACATCCTCGCCATCCTCCGCCAGCTCAACGAGGCGGGACGCACGGTGGTGCTGATCACCCACGACCCCACGGTCGCGGCGGTCGCGAAGCGGGTCGTGTACACGATCGACGGGCACCTCGACGAGGAGGCCGCGGCATGAGCCTCAAGCACACCCTGATGACCGGGCTGCGCGGCATCCTCGGCCACCGCCTGCGCTCCATCCTCACCACCCTGGGCATCCTGTTCGGCGTCGCCGCGGTGATCTGCACCGTCGGCATCGGCCAGGCCTCCTCCGACCAGGTCAACGCCCAGATCGCCTCGCTGGGCACCAACCTGCTCACCATCACCCCGGGCAGCACCAGCACCGGCGGCATCTTCGGCGGTGCCGGCAGCGCCAGCACGCTCACCATGACCGACGCCAACGGGCTCGCCGACAGGGCCAACGCCCCCGACATCCAGGCGGTCGCCCCGGTCGTCCAGGCCCGCGAGACCCTGGTCAGCAGCTCCACCAACTGGAGCACCACGGTCAGCGGCAGCACCCCGGCATGGCTCGTCGCCAACGCCCGCAGCCTGCTCACCGGCAGCTTCCTCACCACCGCGGACGTCACCGATCACGCCCAGAAGGTGGTGCTCGGCAGCACCACCGCCGCCGACCTCGGCGCCGCCGTCGGCGACTCGGTGACCATCGGCAAGGTGCCCTTCACCGTCGTCGGCATCCTCAACACCGTCGGCGGCCAGGGCTTCCAGAACGGCGACGACCTCGCCGTGGTGCCGGTCACCGCGGCCCAGGACCTGCTCACCGGGGGCAGCCCCAACAGCGTGCAGCGGATCCTGCTCAGCTCCACCAGCTCGAGCACGCTGGGCTCCGCCTACCAGGAGGCGACCCAGCTCCTCACCGTCACCCACAACGTCAGCAACCCCGCCGCCGCCGACTTCACCATCCAGGCGAACAGCTCCTTCCTCAGCACCGCCCAGTCGGTGACCACCACCCTGACCATCCTGCTCGCCAGCGTGGCGGCGATCTCGCTGCTGGTCGGCGGCATCGGGGTGATGAACATCATGCTGGTGTCGGTCACCGAGCGCACCGGCGAGATCGGCCTGCGCAAGGCCCTCGGCGCCACCCCCGGCGACCTGCTCCGGCAGTTCCTCGTCGAGGCCGGCGCGCTGAGCGTCATCGGCGGTGTGCTCGGCGTCGGCGCCGCGCTGCTGGCCGGCCGGCTGGTGCCGCACTTCACCACCATCGGCGTCACCATCACCGTCGCCCCGGTGCTGATCGCGGTCGGCGTCGCCGCCGCCGTCGGCCTCATCTTCGGGGTCTATCCCGCGGCCCGCGCCGCCAGGCTCGCGCCCATCGAGGCGCTGCGCGCCCAGTGATGCGTCGCTCCCCCATCCGACCGAACCTCACCTCCAGGAGATCCTCTGTCATGAAGCGCCTCGTCCTCACCGCCGCAGGAACTGCGGCGGTGCTCGCCCTCGCCGCATGCGGCGGCACCTCCGCGGCGACCGGCTCGACCTCGTCGTCGTCCACCACCACCCGCGCCGGTGGCGGCAACGGACCCGGCGGCCTCGCCCGGCGAGGCACCGCGGGGACGCTCGCGCAGATCAACGGCACCAGCCTGATCCTCACCGACACCACCGGCACCGACGTGACCGTCGACTACACCAACACCACCACCATCACCCAGACCAAGACCGGCGTGCTCGCCGACATCGTCCCGGGGAGCTGCCTGGTGGTCACCGGGCAGAAGGACGCCACCGGCACCCTGGTCGCCTCCGGCGTCCGCCTCAGCCCGCCGGTGAGCGGCGCCTGCCCCGCGGGCTTCGGCAACCGCGGGCCCGGCGGCGCCAACGGCGCCCGGCCCAGCCCCGGCGGCACCCCACGCGCCACCCCCGCGCCCGGCCAGCCGGTGCCGTCGTTGGTGGCCGGGAAGGTGACCACGGTGAACGGCACCGCGGTGACCCTCCAGCCCACCACCGGAGCCGCCCAGACCGTCACCGTGCCCACCACCGTCCCCGTGGCCGAGTCGAGCGCCGCCTCCGCCTCCGACCTCACCCAGGGTGACTGCATCCAGGCCACCGGGCCGAAGGACTCCACCGGCAAGGTCACCGCGACCAGCCTCTCGATCGTGCCCGCCGGTCCCTCCGGCTGCTTCACCGGCGGCCGCGGCTTCGGCGGCGCCGGCGGCTTCGGCCGTGGCGCCGGCGGCGGTGCCGCCGGCGGCTGAGCCCCGGCGAGCCTGTGGCCGGCGTGGACGGGTGCGTCCACGCCGGCTCGGGCGAGGTGAGAGACGGATCAGGAGGCGCGCGTCGCCGGCGCCTTTCCGAAGGCGAGGCGGGCCGGCCGCACCTCGTCGCCGTCGACCGCGAAGAGCCGGAAGCCGGTCCGGTGGAGGGAGGCGGCGATCTCCTCGGACACCGGCCCGGAGAGACGCATCCCCACCTCGCAGCGGGGATGCTCGGCGGCCGCCGCCGCCACCACCGCGAGGATGCCGTCCAGGGTGGGGTCGATGGCCAGCCGCGGGTCGGTGTCGATGAGCCCGCGCTTCACGTAGTCGTCGAGAGGACGCGAGGTGAGCAGCTGGCGCGCCGGGATGCCGAACATCGCCGCCTGCATCAGCCGGACCTCGAGCCAGACCACGTCGCTCGCCGCGGCGATCCCCGCCGAGAGCAGCCCGCCGCGCGGGCTGGTGAGGTAGGTGCCGACGCCGACCCGCCCGTCGACGGTCTGGCGGCTCAGCTCGCGCAGCGCCCGCGCCTCGAGCGGGTCGGAGACGTGGCGCACCGCGAGGTGGAGGCGGCCGCGGTGGCCGCTGCGCTCCGCCGCCTCGGCGAGGCCGGCGATCTGGGCGGCGAGCAGCGCGGGCATGCCCACCGGCACCGAGAGCTGCGGACAGTGGGTCAGCAGCTGGGTCTGCTGCATCAGCTCCCGGGCCTCGTCGGCCTGGAAGTCGATGGCGCGCACCCCCACCTCGGCGTCGCCGGCGGCCCGCAGCAGCGGCTGGAAGACGTCGGCGATCACCGCCCGCACCCGGGTGAGGTCGAGGGCGTCGAGCTCGCGCTGCTCGATCAGCGCCGCGACCAGCTCCTCGAGGTGGCCGGTGGTGGCGAGCACGTCGTCGATGCTGGTCACCACCCCGGTGGCGCCCCGCCGCAGCACCGTCTCCACCTGCTCCGGGGTGGTGACCCGGCCGAGGATGCGGCAGCCGGCGAGCCGGTCGGCCTCGTCGAGCAGGACGCCGAGGTCGGCGCTGGCGGCGGCGGGCGCGGTCATCGGCAGGGCGCCGCGGAAGAGCTCGCCACTGAGCCCGTCGATCGAGACCGGTGCGCCCTCCTCCACCACCGTGGCGCCGACCGCGAGGCGGCCGCGGTCGGGCTCGATGCGTGCCTCGCCGCAGCCCACCACGCAGGGCTTGCCGAGGGCGCGCGCCACCACCGCGGCGTGGCTGGTGGCGCCACCGGTGGCGGTGAGGATGCCGCGGGCGGCGATCATGCCGTGGAGGTCGACCGGGCTGGTGATCGGCCGCGCCAGGATGACGTCCTCCCCGTGCGCCGCCCGCTGTGCGGCCCGGTCGGGGTCGAGCACGAGGGTACCGCTCACCTGCCCCGGCGAGGCGCCGACGCCGGCGGTGAGCAGCCGCCCGTCGGCGCGCGCCCTGGCCGCCGACCCGGCGGCGAACTGGGGGCGCTCGAGCTGGCGGACCTGGGCCGTGCTCACCGCCCCGAGCGGGCCGCCCGGGGACAGCCGTCCCTCGCGCAGGAAGTCGGCGGCGATGCGGATCGCCGCCTCCGGGGTGCGCTTGGCGCTGCGCACCTGGAGCAGGTAGAGGCGGCCGCGCTCCACCGTGAACTCGATGTCGAGGACGTCGCCGTGGCTCTGCTCGAGCCGGGCGCAGTGGCCGCTCAGCTCCTCGAAGATCTCCGGCAGGCGGAGGCTCGCCGAGGCGATCGGCTCGGGGGTGGCGGTGCCGGCGACCACGTCCTCGCCCTGGCCACCCTCGAGGTACTCGCCGTAGAGCCGGGGGTCGCCGGTGACCGGGTTGCGGGTGAAGGCCACCCCCGACCCGGAGGGCCGGCCGAGGTTGCCGAACACCATCGACTGCACCACCACCGCGGTGCCGAGGTCGTGCGGGATGCGGTGGAAGTCGCGATAGGTGACCGCGCGGCGGTTGTTCCAGGAGCGGAACACCGCCTCGATGGCGCCGCGCAGCTGGAGGAGCGGGTCGCCGGGCACCTCCTCCCCCACCTCCTCGACGAGGGCGCGCTGACAGGCGGCCCACAGCCGGTCGTAGACCACGGCGGGGTCGGGGCAGGCCGGCGCCCGCTCGGCGAGCTCCTCGGCGGCCCCGGCGATCACGTCACCGGAGGCGCCGAGCACGATCTCCGAGTACATGCGGTGGAAGCGCACCAGCACGTCGGCCATGAACCGCACGCCGCCGCCGGCCACGGCGACGGCGACCGCGGTCTCGCGGTTGAGGCCGAGGTTGAGCACCGTGTCCATCATCCCCGGCATCGAGACCGGTGCCCCGGAGCGCACCGACAGCAGCAGCGGGTGCGGGCCGGCGCCGAAGCACTTGCCGGTGTGCCGCTCGAGGGTGCGCAGGTGCTCGAGGACCTCGGTGAACAACCCCTGGGGGATCGCTCCCTGCGAGGTCACGCTGCGGCAGGCGTCGGTGGTGATGATGAACCCCGGCGGCACCGGGAGGCCCTCGGCGGTGAGCCGGGCCAGGCCCGCGCCCTTGCCGCCGAGCAGCCCCACCGAGCGGTGGTCGGCCTCGCCGAAGGCGAGCACCTTGCGCACCACCTCGAGTGCCGCCGCGGGCACTCCGACCTGGACGCCGGCCGCCTCGCTCACTCCGCGCGCGACCGTCCCATGGTGCGCAGCAGGTCCTCGTGGAACTCGAACCAGACGTTGTGCACCGAGTCGACGGTGGGGGTGGAGACGTAGGTGGTGTCACCCTCGTCCACCCGCCGCATCGCGGCGTCGAGGCGCCGCGCGTAGCGGTCGAACCGGGGCTCGTGCTCGGCCAGCCCCCGGAGGATGCCGGCGAGCCGCTGCACCGCCCGATCGACCTGGGTGATCACCCGGGCGTCGTACTCGGGATCGCCGTGGTCGTTGGTCACCTTCCTGCCGCCGACGTCGACCTGGTGCCAGGCCGCCAGGGCGTCGAGGAAGCGCCGGTTGACGGCCTCGAACCGGTCCGCCATGTCGACGACCTCGGGGTCCTCACGGAGGCCGGCGTAGCAGCTCGCGGCATAGCCGGCCACCTCGTCCTGGGCGCGGTCGCCGGCGAGTGCCTGCTCGCCCACCAGCACGATCAGCCCGTCCCTCTCCAGGTCGGCCATGACCCCGTTCACCTCGGTGAGCGGCAGCCCGGTCGCCGAGCTCACCGAGCCGGCGCTGGCCATCTTCTTGAGGACGATGCTGTTGAGGACCTCGAACTGGGGCCGGTCGAGAGACCCGCCGGTGGCCGCCGGCGTGGGCAGGACCTCGACCCGGAGATCGTTGTGCGCCTCGCTGTCCATCTCACAACTCAGTGGGCGGGTGGATGAGGCGTCATGTTCGGCGAAACCGCCGCGGGTGGCGATGGGGGACCCGGACAATCTCCCGTTGTCGACACTATCTCCGCGCGACAACCGATCGCGACGGCGCCGGGGACGGACGCGGAAGAGCCCGAACGCGGCCGTCTCCGGTGCGTTCGGGCCCTCCGGGGCGGCCCCGGCGCTCAGCGCACCGGAGCCCGGCGGAGCACTCCGCCGATGTCCTCGTGGGGACGGGGGATGACATGCGCCGAGACCACCCGGCCGATCCGGCCGGCGGCGGCGGCGCCGGCGTCGACGGCGGCCTTGGTGGCGCCGACGTCACCGCGCACGATGATCGTGATCAGCCCGCCGCCAGGCTGCTGGCGCGCCACCAGCACGACGTTGGCGGCCTTGACCATCGCATCCGCCGCCTCGATGGCCGCCGCCAGGCCCACGGTCTCGACCAGCCCCAGGGCGACGCCATGGTCAGCCATCGGGTGGGCGCCTCCTCAGCAAACCACGCAGCCGGGAGCGCGGGCCTGCGCCCGCGCTCCACGGCCGGTTCCTTCTACAGCCAGCGCCCCTTGGAGGCGCGGAGGTCGGCATCCTGCGAGAACGGCAGGTAGCCGGCGCCCGAGAAGATCTTCTGCGGGACCACCACCTGCACGAAGTTGCGCTTGGTGATCTCGTAGTAGTACTGCGACACCCGGGAGTCGATCTCCCAGAAGTCGAACTTCCGGCAGACCTCGTCGTACACCCCGGCGCGGCGCAGGTGCGGGAGGATCATCTCGATGTAGTAGCTGTAGATCCCGTTGGTGCACAGCTGGCGGCGCGACATCTTCGCCGTCTTCTTGTACATCTTGAAGGTCGAGTCCTGGATCTTCTCGATCTCGGGACCGACGTCCTTGATCGGCAGCGACCTCACCTCGCCCATCGGCGTGTCGAACTTCTCGCGGGAGAAGATCGCGCCACCGGTGATGTACGGGATGTAGTTCTTGGGCAGGGTGAAGGTGGTGGAGATGTCGTTGACCCGGATCTCGCGCGTCCCCATCAGGTTGGGGTCGATCACCACCGCGAGCGTGTACGCGTGGGGAAGCCCCTCGCAGATGTCGCTCCAGTGGAACACCTCCTCGTTGCAGAAGAGGTCGCGGATGATCAGGATGCGGCCGTCGGGCAGCGGGTAGGGACCGGTGTCGCCCAGGCCCAGCCGGCAGTCGTAGTGGTCGAAGAAGGCGAGCAGCTCGGCGGTCGCGTTGAACTGGGTGAACTGGTTCGCCCGCTCCGAGCCGGGCTCGAAGTTCTCCACCTGGTTCATGACCATGTCGATCACCGACTGGTCGTGGATCTGGCAGCGGTAGCGGTCCTGGGAGTTGAGGATCAGGCCGTCCTGGCGCTTGCCCCAGAGCACCCGCTGCATGAACTTGAGGATGATGTTGGACTCCTCGACGTAGTCGTCGGCGTCCATCACCTCGAGCGCGAGCAGCCCGCACCGCCCCATGCCGAAGGCGACCGCGCCCAGGCACCAGTCGTGCACGCAGTTGATCTTGGTGCCGATCTCCTTGCGTGCGCTCGCCCCGATGTCGATCACACCCTGCGCCCCGATCTGGTCGGTGACGTAGCGCATGATCTCCGGGTAGCGGTAGAACTCGTTCATGAACGCCAGGATCTCGTACTCCTGGCGGGGGATCATGCCCGACACGCCCTCGGTCGCCCGCATCACCAGGACGTCCCAGATGTTCCAGGCGAGGTAGTTATTCAGGTCGTTGAGCTCGTCGAGGGTGAACTGGTCGCGCAGCACATCCTCGTGGCTGACCTTCTCGAGCACCCCGCTCTTGGCGCGGGCGCGCATCTGCTTGTCGCCCTTGATTCCGTCGACCACCGGCTCCATGCCCTTGAAGTTGCCGGTGTAGACCAGATCCTGGTAGCGAAGTCCGTCGTCGTCGGGCTGATACCGCTTGGTGAATTCGGCCTGACCCGACCGCTCCATGACAGCCACAGGACTCTCCTCCCGAGTTTGGTGTGGGACCCGTGCCCCCTGCCTCTCGGGCGGGGGCTGCCGGCGGCCCGTGGTTAATCGCTCAGCAGCACCTTGCCGGTGTCGGCGTCGTCACATGCGAGGACGACGTTCTTGCCCTCGAGGCGCTCGCGGATGGCCTCGAAGTGGCTGTCATCG
It encodes the following:
- a CDS encoding BMC domain-containing protein, producing the protein MADHGVALGLVETVGLAAAIEAADAMVKAANVVLVARQQPGGGLITIIVRGDVGATKAAVDAGAAAAGRIGRVVSAHVIPRPHEDIGGVLRRAPVR
- a CDS encoding pyruvate, phosphate dikinase → MSEAAGVQVGVPAAALEVVRKVLAFGEADHRSVGLLGGKGAGLARLTAEGLPVPPGFIITTDACRSVTSQGAIPQGLFTEVLEHLRTLERHTGKCFGAGPHPLLLSVRSGAPVSMPGMMDTVLNLGLNRETAVAVAVAGGGVRFMADVLVRFHRMYSEIVLGASGDVIAGAAEELAERAPACPDPAVVYDRLWAACQRALVEEVGEEVPGDPLLQLRGAIEAVFRSWNNRRAVTYRDFHRIPHDLGTAVVVQSMVFGNLGRPSGSGVAFTRNPVTGDPRLYGEYLEGGQGEDVVAGTATPEPIASASLRLPEIFEELSGHCARLEQSHGDVLDIEFTVERGRLYLLQVRSAKRTPEAAIRIAADFLREGRLSPGGPLGAVSTAQVRQLERPQFAAGSAARARADGRLLTAGVGASPGQVSGTLVLDPDRAAQRAAHGEDVILARPITSPVDLHGMIAARGILTATGGATSHAAVVARALGKPCVVGCGEARIEPDRGRLAVGATVVEEGAPVSIDGLSGELFRGALPMTAPAAASADLGVLLDEADRLAGCRILGRVTTPEQVETVLRRGATGVVTSIDDVLATTGHLEELVAALIEQRELDALDLTRVRAVIADVFQPLLRAAGDAEVGVRAIDFQADEARELMQQTQLLTHCPQLSVPVGMPALLAAQIAGLAEAAERSGHRGRLHLAVRHVSDPLEARALRELSRQTVDGRVGVGTYLTSPRGGLLSAGIAAASDVVWLEVRLMQAAMFGIPARQLLTSRPLDDYVKRGLIDTDPRLAIDPTLDGILAVVAAAAAEHPRCEVGMRLSGPVSEEIAASLHRTGFRLFAVDGDEVRPARLAFGKAPATRAS
- a CDS encoding biotin/lipoyl-binding protein, whose translation is MNLKRLTRRRTIAAGAAVAVIAAGGGVVWMRHGSAAATQYRTAAATLGTVTQSLSLTGNLAPLGESDLNFGSSGRVASVTAQPGQAVKAGQVLATLDPSSLQAAVTQAQATLASAQAKLSLDQAGPTAQNLSQSQASVRSAESQLQSAQTALADTEANNALAVQQAQAQGGDALANAQAKARQSNDQAQAQVSSAQVQLQNAQQSLAALQQGTTPQQLQMDQSQVQIAQINVDNAQKALTQGTLTAPADGVIGVVNLTTGQTISNGGSGSSSSSSSSTTPQISVLTPGAFQVTGTVSDTQVNQIAVGQRALVTPAGATQAVKGRVTQVAAVATVASGVATFPVVVVLDGTNPGLHAGVSASITVVVNQVVGVLTVPTSAVRGSNVQMLVNGQPQTVPVTTGASDSIRTQILSGLNAGDSVVIATVSSTVPTSTNPTGGGLLGGGGGRGGAGALGRTLGGG
- a CDS encoding ABC transporter permease, which encodes MSLKHTLMTGLRGILGHRLRSILTTLGILFGVAAVICTVGIGQASSDQVNAQIASLGTNLLTITPGSTSTGGIFGGAGSASTLTMTDANGLADRANAPDIQAVAPVVQARETLVSSSTNWSTTVSGSTPAWLVANARSLLTGSFLTTADVTDHAQKVVLGSTTAADLGAAVGDSVTIGKVPFTVVGILNTVGGQGFQNGDDLAVVPVTAAQDLLTGGSPNSVQRILLSSTSSSTLGSAYQEATQLLTVTHNVSNPAAADFTIQANSSFLSTAQSVTTTLTILLASVAAISLLVGGIGVMNIMLVSVTERTGEIGLRKALGATPGDLLRQFLVEAGALSVIGGVLGVGAALLAGRLVPHFTTIGVTITVAPVLIAVGVAAAVGLIFGVYPAARAARLAPIEALRAQ
- a CDS encoding ABC transporter ATP-binding protein, yielding MGEVLRLEQVSKIYGSGDAEVRALDGVSLTVNEGDFVAVVGPSGSGKSTLMNILGCLDNPTAGRYLFAGEDVSGMNAAELAHIRNRRIGFVFQQFQLLKDLSAWRNVELPLLYRSARDRRGTALRVLEQVGLSNRVDHRPNQLSGGQQQRVAIARALVTDPDLVLADEPTGNLDSASSRDILAILRQLNEAGRTVVLITHDPTVAAVAKRVVYTIDGHLDEEAAA